Genomic segment of Cygnus olor isolate bCygOlo1 chromosome 20, bCygOlo1.pri.v2, whole genome shotgun sequence:
CTTTCAGAATTTATGCAAAGTTCTTAAagttttttctgtctctgattATCgtcaaatacatttaaaacatccgtaaaaagttaattaaatcctaattttcttctctctttcagctAGTATGACAGGCTTTCTTTCTACAAATACAGAACAAGTCAGTCTCGAAATTCTGAGAAGTCTCCCCATACAGATTTCTTCTTAATTTCCATTCTGAGATAGTCAGGTATGATTAGTGCATTGTTCTTCAACACAGCCTGCATAATTACCTAAATCCTGCCTTGTTCTTTGAAACCTTTCAGGGTACAACACTTGATGTAAACTTTATTTGGAAATGTTACAGGCAGGAGGTGGAGACACCTAACGCAGTAGGTGTTTCAGACTACTGGTCACTTGCTAAATCCAACCCCATTTTGTCTTTAAAGATAAGTCAGAAACAGCTTGAATTAATCTTGTAGTAGTTTCAAtttaaacagtgttttattttagtatattttttctgaaatcgTGTTTTTAGCTTATTTTATGTCTTCATGAAAACAAACCCAAGGCCTCCATTTCAGCGCAGTAAGAGTTAATAACATATGCCGATAAtacaaaagaattttaatttacatCCCCTTTCAATGTCTCTTTCCCTCTAGCTTATTTCCTTCGTCTCACATTTTATACAGTTTATCTGAGCAATTCTTTTCAAGGATCACcccattttaaaaactgttggTTACTGGATGTTTGGGCttataaagtaaaaaattgctgtatttttttctatatcatGTAGTTTGGGGGGTTAACTTTTACTTTCTATGTAATTCTGGATAGATGCTTTATAGCTACTCATCAATATATCTTGTACATTGTTTAATCATTTTATATAGCATGAACTATcaaacttcataaaaatattatttgtatcTATAGTAATCTATTAGAACAAGTAAATAGTAGCCATAATTAGCATTATGACATTATCTTTCATCTTAAAAGTTCTCAACAATGTTAattaaattacaatttaaaattagattCTGCATATATTTAGTCCTTGAATAACTACTGAGTGGCACTGAATTTCACCGAGAAGAAATCCACTATTTTTAAGGATCACTTGTAAAAAGCTTTCAGGAAGTGTTCCGGTCTAAAACTGAGGATCTGATGTGTTCTGCAGTGAGTTCcattttgattgtttttacaaaagcttgtttcttttcataataCGCAGCTTCATTAATAAATGTTGGATAGACTGTACAGTCCCCTTTATATACAATTACTTCTCCATCAAGAGTTAAAAATAGAGGATCACCGTTGTTCAGTGGCTGCCAATCTTGATccttagagaaagaaaataaataggataTATTTGcatgaacatttaaaaaaaattgaaagtgaATTCTAAATTTATGGTCAATAATTATATTCCCTACAGTTGATGGCAAAAGCttctaaaataattccttttaattACATAATGTTGGGTTTCTGGCCTTCATTTTCAGGTTTGCATAGAATTAACTTACTGGTAAAGGTGAACTAAAGGGAAACCATGTATGGTAACAATTGATTGAAAAAGACCCTCACTTTAGAATTCAAAATtagatttacattttaaaatataagctATCCTATTGTCatgttcttttcagttttatgtttaaaaatgattttagatTCAGTTATCTACAAATCAGTTACTGAAATACTGTATGACCTTAGTGATAGAACTTACTATAGGGAAGATCTAAAGTATTCAGTAAACCCACTGGCAATATTCTCATATTAAATATCTtatttactattaaaaatatacgATAATGTAGCAGGAGCTACACAGGAATACTTATAAAATGGTGTAAATGGAAACTTCTATAGAATTTACCTGCAGTTTAGGGTGAATAATAGCAATaacttcatcatttttattcctgGGATAATCTACTTTCTCCATTATTTTATAAACCTCAATTGTACATGGTGGAAATTCTTTTCCTAGAAAGAATAAATGTGGTTTAATGTCAAAATGAACAACTGACTGTTAAAAAGAACAATGCATTACTTATTCTCTGTAGAATGACTTAAATTATTAGGTTGTACATTGTCAAGGTTTGCACACTAGTGATTAGTGATTTGATAAACATCAAAAGCGTGTCTAGTTCCAGGTGTTTCTTCCCCTAGAATCCAAGTTACACAAAGATAATTCTGTGGTGTATTGTCGCATACATAGCCCTGATCTAAATTTGATCAGTGGTGCTGAAACGTGGCATTTCACtatatacttaaaaatacttattttgtaGATGAAGATACCGTTGAAAGGCCTATGTTTGGTAGCATTGCATAATACAGAACGGTGTCAGTGCTGTTTAATCTTTACAATTCCAGCACAATAATGTAGATTCCGACATGCACAATtaaattcttttccttcaacTTCCAAATATAGCCTACTGACAAATGTACTCCAGTAGAATTTTCAACACCTATTTTTGTCAGTATGTTTTAGATAGTACACAGGTGTACACAAGTAATAACAAGAATCTTACAAGATTTCTTGACTGTAATTTGAGataatgcacagaaaatatgtaaattaaacACCTTCTTAATTTACGTACACAGTGTTCTCAATGTACGTACTGCTACACAAATAGTTAGCTATTTCAGATTCTCAAAGCAATTTAAAGATCAAGTACACATATTGAATCTTTGTTAAGGGGAAATATCCTTAAAGCTACCCAAAGGTGCTATAAAGAATACTTTGGACCTTCTTCTGATGCTGAAATTAGGTAATCTAGACAACACCTCCTCTGTATCCCCTTCAATTTTACTTGTTTAACTGTAAAGTGTTGTAGCTcaacctattttcttttttgaaaaactaCTCTCTTGAAATAGTCCACTGACATGACACAGGgggttttattctttcattactTACTCTACCTTCATTAAAAAGTTGAACAAAATCAAGGCCATATTTGACAATCTTCCTCATTTTGTCCAAAGTATCAGCTCTAACAACACCTTGTGGCTGGGGACCCACCTCCACACCTGTTTACAGATCAGGGAGATTATTAATATAGCCATAATATATCACATACTTAgactacaaaggaaaaatacatgtcTGATTGGGTCTGTGTTTTATGTTTAAGACAAACTTTAAACTACACAGTTACATGATTTTGGAAGGCAAGCAGGAAATTTAGCTCATGAGTAAGGATCAGTTCAAAGAACCATACATACATTTTTGAATGTGCTCCTCAGGTAAGGGAGATGGTTACTACATATGTTCATttctcttactctttttttaaattgtctttccATGATGCATTTTAGAGAATTCACTGTTTAGTATGACAGGCAAAATaacgtggttttttttttttccttttacctaTAGTTATGATTTTGATTccataaatgaaaaaattaacaaCTTACATGTGGAAGATCATTTTCACCTTCCTTTATtacatcatctttttttcccttcttggcTAGCACCCAGTGTTTCAGGCAAGGCTTATTTAGAggaattaaacatttcttttctgaagctgttaCTTCTTCCTTATCCTcatatattgtaaatattttctgaaaacagtggGTTAACTAAGTTTATAAATTTCCATCtggtttctgtattttgtaagcCAAGTAAAAATCAGTGCACTTTAGAAGAGAAAATCATAAACATTTGATTTGGTAAAATACATTGTCAAACAAATAGCTACTGGTGATCGGAGCACACTGTATAATGTAATGAACTGATCtggaaacagacatttttatataatttctgGTAAGTTAAAAATggtcattatttttcatatttaccAACAGGATGTTTTGCTACAGATCGGGTTGTTGCATATTTCAAGTTAGGATGTTCAATCAGCAAAACAGGACAGCATTCTGGAGCCAAAGCATTCTGTGGagattgtttaaaaatgtctttgttatgcaaatattttaaaatgttgtgcCACAAAAGACTACTGATGCAGAAGTGATTTACACAATGTGTTCAATATGTTGCCTTTATTTCACCGTGCTCAAAGAAGTAGGACATCTTTAGAAAACATACAAAGCTGTATTTGTTGGTCTTCTTTCCATTAACTCATGCCAGGCATGGTCCACTGAACTTTGCTGTCTCCTAATATAACTGAAAATAGTGCTGGTCTTAAATTgctaacaggaagaaaaatctacGCGTCAGTGTTGCAGAATTTATaagcaaaatactttaaagcAGATTTCTAAGCAAatcttgttgttgttatttctaCACTTAAATTCTCTTATGGAGACATAGATTGTGAattaggccttttttttttttttttttttttgaatagaaTCCTATTTTTGACATGGAATCCTATTTCAGGCCTCTATTCCAATTACTGCCTACCATTGCTCTTCATATAATTTTAGCCATAAACGTTCTATatcttcaaatgttttattaagatttaaattagatagATCAaatcaaatgttaaaatatgCCTTGCTTCTaaggtaaataataataataataatcatcatcatcatctaaGTGCACATCATTGACCTAACCTTTATTTCTTCACTCATTGTCTAGGTCATCAATAGCTACAACCAGATTACTTAAACCAGCACTTCTGCAAACCTCACTTCACCGAAATTTTTCAGCTCCAGGAATAGCAGAATCAAATAGGTTTCAAAAGCATATTACTATTCCTATAAATAGCAGCAAGGGGAACATTACTTGTTACCTGGTTCCATTAGTTTTCCATgtctttatttcataaaattagTGTTTAACTATTTAGTATGTGTGAcccaaatttatttaaattcctgACAGATCAGTGTGGCATCAGATTAAATTACATGTATTTTCATAGATTTTATTCTAAGCATTACTCTCTGCCCATCAGTCTTACTAGGACTCACTTTAATACATGAAGATTATGAATGAGGTCAAATCTGAATTATCTGATGTTATAATAAGATTATTAATTatctctgattttaaaaatcctgagtgattaaatattttaaacagttttgcaaaataaaaaatagaatatttaaagaaactaaGAAATAATATATAGTAATACATTACAAACAATAATCTATTTTAATAGTTCATTTAAATTAGTTTTACCTTGATATAATGAAACATTTGAATTGTAAAGTCATCACTGGAGTTTTCAAGAATAAGGGTACCACCCATGTTAGAAGTGGTGTTGTGAAGGTCAAAAATAAGGTCATAGGCATCATCACTACCTTTTGGACCAAATATATGATTGATTTCCTGAGCCCTTCTCACTTCATATGGAATATCTTCCACCACTGTCCTGCTGTTAATATTAGTACAAAGAAATTAGTAAACTCATTCCATGGCTTTACAGTCAACAAAATACGtatatccttttcttttcactttaatTCCATAATTGACTGGAGTTGAAATTGCCTATTTAAGTGCCTTACATAAAATATGGTGTTTGTGCTTGAAGTGAATATGattgttaatgaaaaacagatctTACTATTAATATCTCgtgcagatttttttatctgattttagCTATAGACTATTTACTTCTCTCTTATTTCTTTACATTGACTTCTATTCCATACATCTCAAAATTTAC
This window contains:
- the ASPA gene encoding aspartoacylase yields the protein MTSCSVVHKPPVRRVAIFGGTHGNELSGIFLVKHWQENGAEIQRTGMEVKPFLTNPRAVKKCTRYIDCDLNRVFDPDNLGRTVVEDIPYEVRRAQEINHIFGPKGSDDAYDLIFDLHNTTSNMGGTLILENSSDDFTIQMFHYIKNALAPECCPVLLIEHPNLKYATTRSVAKHPVGVEVGPQPQGVVRADTLDKMRKIVKYGLDFVQLFNEGKEFPPCTIEVYKIMEKVDYPRNKNDEVIAIIHPKLQDQDWQPLNNGDPLFLTLDGEVIVYKGDCTVYPTFINEAAYYEKKQAFVKTIKMELTAEHIRSSVLDRNTS